Proteins found in one Capra hircus breed San Clemente chromosome 20, ASM170441v1, whole genome shotgun sequence genomic segment:
- the CCNO gene encoding cyclin-O, giving the protein MVTPGPTSPMSPAAWAGSRDARNLRAPVKKSRRPRLRRKQPLQPLNTSPLPGDSGVCDLFESPSSGSDGADSPAARGCSPAPGAAQQLAQLDLQTFRDYGQSCYAFRKAREGRFHPRESLARQPQVTAESRCKLLSWLIPVHRQFGLSFESLCLAVNTLDRFLITTPVAADCFQLLGVTSLLIACKQVEVHPPRVKQLLALCCGAFSRQQLCNLECIVLHKLHFSLGAPTISFFLEHFTHARVEAGQAEVSEALEAQALARGVAELSLADYAFTSYTPSLLAICCLALADRMLQLPRPMDLRLGGHPEAALQDCLGKLQLLVAINGTSLTHMLPLQIREKCSLSPSSK; this is encoded by the exons ATGGTGACCCCCGGCCCCACCAGCCCCATGAGCCCCGCCGCCTGGGCTGGGAGTCGGGACGCCCGGAACCTCCGCGCCCCGGTGAAGAAGAGCCGGCGCCCACGCCTACGGAGGAAGCAGCCGCTGCAGCCGCTTAACACAAGCCCGCTCCCGGGAGACTCTGGCGTTTGCGACCTGTTCGAGTCCCCCAGCTCCGGCTCGGATGGCGCAGATAGCCCCGCGGCGCGAGGCTGCAGCCCCGCGCCGGGTGCCGCCCAGCAGCTGGCGCAACTCGATCTGCAGACCTTCCGCGACTATGGTCAGAGCTGCTACGCCTTCCGCAAGGCGCGGGAAGGCCGCTTCCACCCGCGGGAGTCGCTGGCGCGGCAGCCACAA GTGACGGCGGAGTCCCGCTGTAAGCTGCTCAGCTGGCTAATCCCCGTGCACCGCCAGTTCGGCCTTTCCTTCGAGTCGCTGTGCCTGGCGGTGAACACTCTGGACCGCTTCCTTATCACCACGCCCGTGGCTGCAGACTGCTTCCAGCTGCTCGGGGTCACCTCTCTGCTCATTGCTTGCAAACAG GTGGAGGTGCACCCGCCTCGCGTGAAGCAGCTCCTGGCCCTGTGCTGCGGTGCCTTCTCCAGGCAGCAGCTCTGCAACCTCGAATGCATCGTGCTGCACAAACTGCATTTCAGCCTGGGCGCTCCCACCATCAGCTTCTTCCTGGAGCATTTCACGCACGCGCGCGTGGAGGCCGGGCAGGCCGAGGTCTCCGAAGCCCTGGAAGCGCAAGCCTTGGCGCGCGGGGTGGCGGAGCTGAGCCTGGCTGACTACGCTTTCACCAGCTACACCCCCTCCCTGCTGGCCATCTGTTGCCTGGCGCTGGCCGACCGTATGTTGCAGCTCCCTCGCCCCATGGACTTGCGCCTGGGTGGGCACCCTGAGGCGGCGCTGCAGGACTGCCTGGGCAAGCTGCAGCTTCTGGTGGCCATAAATGGAACCTCCCTGACTCATATGTTGCCCCTCCAGATCCGAGAGAAGTGCTCCCTGTCCCCAAGCTCGAAATAA